CTGACGGGGCAGATTCCAACCGAGCTCTCCAACCTCGTACGGCTCCGGACACTCGGCGTCTCCTACAACCGTATCACCGGTGCCATTCCGCCGGCCCTCGGCAGCCTTGGGCAGCTGCAAATCCTCAACGTCTCCGACAACCACATCTCTGGCACCATCCCTCCGTCCATCGGCAACCTGACTCAACTTGTGTTCCTCTGCATGAAATACAACTTCATCTCTGGAGAGATCCCTCTGGCCATCTGCAACCTAACAAGCCTTTGGGGTCTCGAAATGTCCATCAACCAGCTGACGGGGCAGATTCCAGCCGAGCTCTCCAACCTCCAGAACATTGGAGCCATTGACCTCGGCAGTAACCAACTCCATGGAGGAATACCACCTTCCCTTTCCGAGCTGACGGACATGTTCTATCTCGGACTCCAGCAAAACAACCTGTCCGGGAACATCCCGCCAGCTATCTTCCTCAACTGCACAGGGTTGGGCCTCGTCGACGTCGGCAATAATAGTCTTTCTGGCGACATCCCCCGCGCCATCTCGAGCACCACCAAGTGCCAGTTCGTCGTCATCAACCTCTACTCCAACAAGCTCGAAGGGACGCTTCCACGGTGGATCGCCAACTGCACCGATCTGACGACGCTAGATGTGGAGGACAACTTGCTGAACGACGAGCTGCCTACGAGTATCATCTCGGGCATGAAGAAGTTAATGTACCTGCATTTGTCTATCAACAGTTTCCGGAGCCACGACGGCAACTGCAACTTGGATCCATTCTTCGTCGCGCTGTCGAACTGCACGAGCTTACAGGAGGTGGAGGCCTCCGCAGTGGGGATGGGTGGGCAGCTTCCAAGTCGGCTGGGCTCGCTGCTCCCGATCAGCATTTGGCACCTCAACCTGGAGTCGAACGCCATCGAGGGCCCAATCCCGGAGTCTGTCGGGGACGTCATCAACATGACGTGGATGAACCTGTCGAGCAACTTGCTGAACGGGACGATCCCGAAGTCCCTCTGCCGGCTGAAGAGCCTGGAGCGGCTCGCGCTGTCGAACAACTCCCTGACAGGTGAAATTCCAGCGGACATTGACAACGCCACGAGCCTCGGCGAGCTGGATCTGTCAGGCAACGTGCTGTCAGGGGCCATCCCCAGCAGCATCGGGAGCCTTGCGGAGCTCCGATATCTCTTCCTGCAGGGAAACAAGCTGTCTGGGACCATACCTCCGAGCCTCGGCCGGTATGCCACACTGTTGGTCATCGACCTCTCCAGCAACAGCTTGACCGGGGTGATACCAGACGAGATCCCCGGCATCGCCAAGATGACACTATTGACACTGAACCTGTCGCGCAATCAGCTTGGGGGCAAGCTGCCGACTGGCCTCAGCAACATGCAGCAAGTGCAAAAGATCGACCTGTCCTGGAACAACTTCAACGGTGAGATCTTCAGCCTCGGGGACTGCATTGCGTTGACGGTGCTCGACCTGTCACACAACTCGCTTGCCGGCGACCTCCCTTCGAAACTCGGCAAGCTGAAGTACCTCGAGAGCCTCGACGTCTCGAACAACAACCTGAGCGGTGAGATCCCCAATAGCCTGACCAATTGCTCCATGCTGAAATATCTCAACCTGTCATACAACGACTTCTGTGGCGTCGTCCCCACCACCGGCCCTTTCGTGAATTTCAGCTGTCTCTCCTACCTCGGCAACCGTCGCCTCTCTGGTCCGGTGCTCAGGCCCTGCGGAGGGCGCCACCGCTCGTGGTACCAGCCCCGGAAGTTCTTAGTCATCACGTGTGTGTGCTCAGCGGTTCTGGCGTTCGCGCTGACGATCCTCTGCGCCGTCAGCGTCCGTAAGATCCGTGGGCGGGTCGCGGCAATGCTGGAGGACATGTTCAGGGGTCGCCGCGGCGGTGGCTCGTTGCCGGTGATGAACTACAAGTTCCCCCGGATCACGTACAGGGAGCTggtcgaggccaccgaggagttCAGCGAGGATCGGCTCGTCGGGACGGGTAGCTACGGCCGGGTGTACCGCGGCACGCTGCGCGACGGCACCATGGTCGCcgtt
Above is a genomic segment from Miscanthus floridulus cultivar M001 chromosome 3, ASM1932011v1, whole genome shotgun sequence containing:
- the LOC136546263 gene encoding putative leucine-rich repeat receptor-like serine/threonine-protein kinase At2g24130; its protein translation is MRVRMAILLLFLIEAALTSADRRAVDLQREKATLLALKQGLTLPSAAALADWNESNSNVCGFTGVTCDWRREHVVGLSLANMGIRGAIPLVIGELSHLRSLDVSNNNVSGPVPTSIGNLTRLQSLFMNNNGISGAIPSIFGNLVWLRSLDVSYNRISGAIPPSLGSLGQLQSLNVSGNYISGTVPPSIGNLTLLEHFYMHDNIISGEIPLAICNLTSLKDLEMSVNHLTGQIPTELSNLVRLRTLGVSYNRITGAIPPALGSLGQLQILNVSDNHISGTIPPSIGNLTQLVFLCMKYNFISGEIPLAICNLTSLWGLEMSINQLTGQIPAELSNLQNIGAIDLGSNQLHGGIPPSLSELTDMFYLGLQQNNLSGNIPPAIFLNCTGLGLVDVGNNSLSGDIPRAISSTTKCQFVVINLYSNKLEGTLPRWIANCTDLTTLDVEDNLLNDELPTSIISGMKKLMYLHLSINSFRSHDGNCNLDPFFVALSNCTSLQEVEASAVGMGGQLPSRLGSLLPISIWHLNLESNAIEGPIPESVGDVINMTWMNLSSNLLNGTIPKSLCRLKSLERLALSNNSLTGEIPADIDNATSLGELDLSGNVLSGAIPSSIGSLAELRYLFLQGNKLSGTIPPSLGRYATLLVIDLSSNSLTGVIPDEIPGIAKMTLLTLNLSRNQLGGKLPTGLSNMQQVQKIDLSWNNFNGEIFSLGDCIALTVLDLSHNSLAGDLPSKLGKLKYLESLDVSNNNLSGEIPNSLTNCSMLKYLNLSYNDFCGVVPTTGPFVNFSCLSYLGNRRLSGPVLRPCGGRHRSWYQPRKFLVITCVCSAVLAFALTILCAVSVRKIRGRVAAMLEDMFRGRRGGGSLPVMNYKFPRITYRELVEATEEFSEDRLVGTGSYGRVYRGTLRDGTMVAVKVLQLQTGNSTKSFNRECQVLKRIRHRNLMRIVTACSLPDFKALVLPFMANGSLERCLYAGPPAELSLVQRVNICSDIAEGMAYLHHHSPVKVIHCDLKPSNVLINDDMTALVSDFGISRLVMSIGGVANTAADVGASTANPTTKGDVYSFGVLVLEMVTRRKPTDDMFDAGLSLHKWVKTHYHGRADAVVDQALVRMVRDQTPEVRRMSDVAIGELPELGILCTQEQASARPTMMDAADDLDRLKRYLGGDTTATFASSLGFTSTTLEDID